One genomic region from Vitis riparia cultivar Riparia Gloire de Montpellier isolate 1030 chromosome 17, EGFV_Vit.rip_1.0, whole genome shotgun sequence encodes:
- the LOC117904632 gene encoding uncharacterized protein LOC117904632 isoform X1 — protein sequence MEDSEKLTALKKAYAETILNTAKEAAARIMVSERKALSSQQDLFMAKEEALRMLVRLKQMMDSKIGEAKMISLSQQKKIEELEAQLEEAEDIVRELREELREVQNALEKMTKKQLQPLDEKSFKGNAGTEVEAPQEYKLSASASLILPRTGSQPEPVTTSDLKNSTFNKRNEGNKCYGANDSYMENCFVANRDFASIVTRSKEPELYRNGCTQRIRAFESSLLEGKLSLSGQVDGAMNETTIGEEEEGGEGIYMTSIPKDDNVCRMERNPDEAEEIRQEDGNLYPVQAIKSFRRKRKRAVRYSNKTPSSTCLLDQVTETHQASDLSFSKTYHYAITNDLQSGETPSNRTANESQKDPESPAALKLPSDATETSKQSECIEVAENDAEFVKACTARSTLNKNKVLIDDTVLLRQESGSLEISEAQNCTMDLETANVSVVNSDLKVSDKTDVVLSQPVLKYTFRRKRKKETLGHADGNISLEKNTLKRSTDETQNGPSEPQQASLIPESSRDSRQLAQVARQKKKKMVQIKFLSCVQRLIGH from the exons ATGGAAGATTCTGAG AAATTGACGGCGTTGAAGAAGGCTTACGCCGAGACAATTCTGAATACGGCGAAGGAGGCGGCGGCTCGAATAATGGTGTCGGAGCGGAAGGCTCTGAGCTCTCAGCAGGATCTATTTATGGCGAAAGAAGAAGCACTTCGTATGCTTGTTCGGCTCAAGCAGATGATGGATTCTAAG ATCGGTGAAGCAAAAATGATATCCTTGAGTCAACAGAAGAAAATTGAAGAGCTTGAAGCACAGCTTGAGGAAGCAGAAGATATAGTGCGAGAACTTAGGGAGGAGTTGAGAGAAGTGCAAAATGCATTGGAGAAGATGACAAAGAAACAATTGCAGCCTTTGGATGAAAAAAGTTTCAAGGGCAATGCTGGTACTGAGGTAGAGGCACCACAGGAGTATAAACTCAGTGCATCTGCTTCCTTGATACTTCCTCGTACAGGTTCACAGCCTGAGCCTGTCACAACATCTGACCTaaaaaattcaacttttaatAAGAGAAATGAGGGCAATAAATGTTATGGGGCAAATGATTCATATATGGAGAATTGCTTTGTTGCTAACCGGGATTTTGCCTCCATAGTCACAAGGAGCAAAGAGCCTGAGCTGTACAGAAATGGATGCACCCAGAGAATACGTGCTTTTGAAAGCAGCCTGTTGGAAGGGAAATTATCTCTTTCTGGACAAGTAGATGGTGCAATGAATGAAACAACTattggagaagaagaagagggtggtGAAGGGATCTATATGACATCCATTCCCAAGGATGACAATGTGTGTAGAATGGAGAGGAACCCAGATGAAGCCGAAGAAATAAGGCAAGAAGATGGAAACTTGTACCCTGTTCAAGCTATTAAGTCCTTtcgcagaaaaagaaaaagagctgTTAGATATAGCAATAAAACTCCCTCTTCTACATGTCTTCTTGATCAAGTTACAGAAACACATCAAGCATCTGATCTTTCTTTCTCCAAAACTTACCATTATGCAATCACCAATGATCTTCAATCTGGTGAAACCCCTTCCAATAGAACTGCAAATGAATCTCAGAAGGATCCAGAATCCCCTGCAGCCCTAAAATTACCCTCAGATGCAACTGAGACAAGTAAACAGTCAGAATGCATAGAAGTTGCTGAAAATGATGCTGAATTTGTGAAAGCATGTACTGCTCGAAGTACACTAAACAAGAATAAGGTGTTGATAGATGACACAGTTTTGTTGAGACAAGAAAGTGGGTCTCTGGAGATTTCAGAAGCTCAAAATTGTACAATGGATCTTGAGACAGCTAATGTGTCAGTAGTGAACTCAGATCTGAAGGTATCTGATAAAACTGATGTGGTTCTTAGTCAACCTGTGCTCAAGTACACATTTCGAAGGAAGAGAAAGAAGGAAACTTTGGGCCATGCTGATGGGAATATCTCTCTTGAAAAGAACACTTTGAAGAGAAGCACAGATGAGACACAAAATGGCCCTTCTGAGCCACAGCAGGCTAGCTTGATACCTGAATCATCTCGAGACAGTCGGCAATTAGCGCAGGTTGCTCGTCAG aagaagaagaagatggtgcAAATTAAGTTTTTATCATGCGTACAAAGGCTAATAGGGCATTAA
- the LOC117904632 gene encoding uncharacterized protein LOC117904632 isoform X2 — protein sequence MEDSEKLTALKKAYAETILNTAKEAAARIMVSERKALSSQQDLFMAKEEALRMLVRLKQMMDSKIGEAKMISLSQQKKIEELEAQLEEAEDIVRELREELREVQNALEKMTKKQLQPLDEKSFKGNAGTEVEAPQEYKLSASASLILPRTGSQPEPVTTSDLKNSTFNKRNEGNKCYGANDSYMENCFVANRDFASIVTRSKEPELYRNGCTQRIRAFESSLLEGKLSLSGQVDGAMNETTIGEEEEGGEGIYMTSIPKDDNVCRMERNPDEAEEIRQEDGNLYPVQAIKSFRRKRKRAVRYSNKTPSSTCLLDQVTETHQASDLSFSKTYHYAITNDLQSGETPSNRTANESQKDPESPAALKLPSDATETSKQSECIEVAENDAEFVKACTARSTLNKNKVLIDDTVLLRQESGSLEISEAQNCTMDLETANVSVVNSDLKVSDKTDVVLSQPVLKYTFRRKRKKETLGHADGNISLEKNTLKRSTDETQNGPSEPQQASLIPESSRDSRQLAQVARQLISLSEKKWWQ from the exons ATGGAAGATTCTGAG AAATTGACGGCGTTGAAGAAGGCTTACGCCGAGACAATTCTGAATACGGCGAAGGAGGCGGCGGCTCGAATAATGGTGTCGGAGCGGAAGGCTCTGAGCTCTCAGCAGGATCTATTTATGGCGAAAGAAGAAGCACTTCGTATGCTTGTTCGGCTCAAGCAGATGATGGATTCTAAG ATCGGTGAAGCAAAAATGATATCCTTGAGTCAACAGAAGAAAATTGAAGAGCTTGAAGCACAGCTTGAGGAAGCAGAAGATATAGTGCGAGAACTTAGGGAGGAGTTGAGAGAAGTGCAAAATGCATTGGAGAAGATGACAAAGAAACAATTGCAGCCTTTGGATGAAAAAAGTTTCAAGGGCAATGCTGGTACTGAGGTAGAGGCACCACAGGAGTATAAACTCAGTGCATCTGCTTCCTTGATACTTCCTCGTACAGGTTCACAGCCTGAGCCTGTCACAACATCTGACCTaaaaaattcaacttttaatAAGAGAAATGAGGGCAATAAATGTTATGGGGCAAATGATTCATATATGGAGAATTGCTTTGTTGCTAACCGGGATTTTGCCTCCATAGTCACAAGGAGCAAAGAGCCTGAGCTGTACAGAAATGGATGCACCCAGAGAATACGTGCTTTTGAAAGCAGCCTGTTGGAAGGGAAATTATCTCTTTCTGGACAAGTAGATGGTGCAATGAATGAAACAACTattggagaagaagaagagggtggtGAAGGGATCTATATGACATCCATTCCCAAGGATGACAATGTGTGTAGAATGGAGAGGAACCCAGATGAAGCCGAAGAAATAAGGCAAGAAGATGGAAACTTGTACCCTGTTCAAGCTATTAAGTCCTTtcgcagaaaaagaaaaagagctgTTAGATATAGCAATAAAACTCCCTCTTCTACATGTCTTCTTGATCAAGTTACAGAAACACATCAAGCATCTGATCTTTCTTTCTCCAAAACTTACCATTATGCAATCACCAATGATCTTCAATCTGGTGAAACCCCTTCCAATAGAACTGCAAATGAATCTCAGAAGGATCCAGAATCCCCTGCAGCCCTAAAATTACCCTCAGATGCAACTGAGACAAGTAAACAGTCAGAATGCATAGAAGTTGCTGAAAATGATGCTGAATTTGTGAAAGCATGTACTGCTCGAAGTACACTAAACAAGAATAAGGTGTTGATAGATGACACAGTTTTGTTGAGACAAGAAAGTGGGTCTCTGGAGATTTCAGAAGCTCAAAATTGTACAATGGATCTTGAGACAGCTAATGTGTCAGTAGTGAACTCAGATCTGAAGGTATCTGATAAAACTGATGTGGTTCTTAGTCAACCTGTGCTCAAGTACACATTTCGAAGGAAGAGAAAGAAGGAAACTTTGGGCCATGCTGATGGGAATATCTCTCTTGAAAAGAACACTTTGAAGAGAAGCACAGATGAGACACAAAATGGCCCTTCTGAGCCACAGCAGGCTAGCTTGATACCTGAATCATCTCGAGACAGTCGGCAATTAGCGCAGGTTGCTCGTCAG CTAATATCTTTGTCAGAGAAAAAATGGTGGCAGTAG